The DNA window TTATGGAGGCGAGTGGAACCCGTGGCGATTTCTGCCCCGTCGCGGTATCCTGGGCTGATTCGCCGGATGGACCCTGGACGCCGTATGGCAAGGTGGTGATCCCGAACGGAGCCGAGGGGGAGTGGGATCAGTTTTCCATTCACGATCCCTATCCGCTGGTGCATGACGGAAAAATTTATCTGTATTACAAAAGCGATTTCGATAAGCGTTCTGAGTTTTTCCCATCCAAAGTGCGCATGCAGGGGCTGGCAATTGCAGAGCATCCACTGGGACCGTTTAAAAAACATCCGCGGAATCCGGTGATCAATTCGGGGCATGAAACGACGCTGTTTCCCTTTAAGGAAGGCGTTGCCGCGCTGGTGATTAAAGACGGCATGGAGCGGAATACCATTCAATATGCTGAGGACTGGGTGAATTTCAAGGTGGTTGCACATGTGGAAATGATGCCGGTGGCGGCCGGACCGTTTGTGCCGGATGCGTTTACCGATACGCAGGATGGTCGCGGGATTACATGGGGGCTTTCTCATTTCACTTATGCCGGGGGGTACAACGGAAACAACCATTCCGTGTTGGTCCGTTTTGATTGCGACCTAAGCCGGGATATTCATGATCCGGAAATGAAGGACCATTTTGTTAAATTTACACCGGAGGAACACTATAGGCATGGGCTTTCCTCACAGCAGCTTGAGCGGATACATAAAGAAAACGGTCGGCTTTCCAATCCCTGAAATCGGAAGGTTTTGAAGGGATCTGTTTCCAGACGTTTTTTCCGTCGGTCCGGAGGGTTGAAGGGGGGACGGATGCTGATCAATGGGACAGGGGACAAGGCCAGGCGCGGCTGGTACATTTTGATGGTCGAGGCATTCTGTCTTTTCGAGAACAGATACCGGGCGCGGTGTCAAGTTGGATGATCGGTTCATTGAACCCCGGACGTTCTTCGTAAATGATGTGCGATGGATACAACAGGAATTTGATCAAAGGAGTAATGAGTATGAAAACAAGGTTATTGCTGATGTTGTCGCTGCTGTTCAGCTGGAGTGTATTGGCTGCGGATACGCGACCGAATATTGTGGTGATTATGAGCGATGATTCCGGGTACACGGATCTTGGATGTTTCGGCGGCGAAATTGATACGCCCAATATTGATAAACTGGCCGAGTCCGGAATACGACTGAGTAATTTTTATTCGAATGGACGCTGCAGTCCGACCCGGGCTTCTCTGCTTTCGGGGCTCGACTGTGCCAAGGTTGGTTTCGGCGGCGGTGTGGTCGGAGACTGGGTGCGGGAAATGCCGTATGCGGCGCACCGCGGTCGTCTGCCGTATGATACGCCACTGCTGCCGGAACTGTTGAAAGAGGCGGGATATCGTACGCTGATGTCGGGTAAATGGCATATGGGCGGGAGCCTGATGAAAACCCGCCCGGGCCGGCGCGAAGTCTGGAAACAGTATCACGAAGGCTGGGAGCTTACCGACGAAGAGATTGAGCAGGATTTTCTGGGACTTCCGCTGCAGCGTGGATTCGATGAATATTTCGGGCTCTATGGGGCGCAGGACAGCTCCTTTTTCGTGCCGGGTCAGTATCATCCGATTATGGAAGGGAACGAAAATGCGAAACTGAACTATGATCGTGAATATACCATGCACTGTTTTTCGAAACGCAAGGATCTGCCCTATACGGTGAATCATGGAAAAACCGGAAAGGCATGGTATGCCACGGACGGCGTGACCGACCGCGCCATCGAAATGATTTCGGACGCTTCGGGAAAAGAGAAGGCTCCCTTTTTCCTCTATCTGGCCTATCGCGCTCCGCATAAACCGCTCCAGGCTCCGGAAGAGCTGGTACAGAAATATCTGAAGAAATATGAAGACATCCGCGCCATAGAAGCCGCACGTGCTGAAGGGCTCAAAGCGCAGGGCCTGTGCGATCCGGACCTGGATTACAAGCCGGCCTGGTTTGATGTGAAAAAGTCCGATGAATTCCGGCTTCAAATGGCCATTCACGCCGCGATGATTGAGAAAGTGGATGAAAACGTCGGCCGTCTGGTTGAATCGCTCAGGAAAAAGGGTGAATTGAACAACACGCTGATTCTTTATTTTTCCGATAACGGAAATGCGGCGCATCTGGACAGCATCTTCAACACGCCGTATCGCGGCGTGAAAGCCCTGCTATGGGAGGGCGGCTGCAAAACACACTTTATCGCCTCCTGGCCGGGGCACATTAAACCCGGAACGATTTCGCACGAGCAGGTCTGGGTGGGGGATGTATTGCCGACGTGTCTCGAACTCGCCGGTACAGAATATCCGGAAACCTTCCGTGGAAAGAAAACTGAACCACTGCCCAGCCGCAGCATGCTGCCGGTACTGGAAGGTAAAAAACGCAAACCGGCTGAATATCTGTTCTTTAACGATAAAGGGCAGCAGAGTGTCATCTGGCAGGGAAAATGGAAACTCCTGATTGAGCCCGGATGGTTTACCATGACCCAGGAAAAACCGGGTATTCAGTATGAACTGTATGATCTCGAAAATGATCCCTCCGAGCTGAAAAACGTAGCGGACGTAAAACCGGAAATTGTGAAAATGCTGGAGGAAAAATGCAATACCTGGATCAAAGAGCAGGGTATTGTTGAGTATGGAAAACTGTTGGAACTGCGGCCTGGGGACAACACATAATCAATCTTTCACAGAAGATTTCATGAAAAAAAATATATTGATTCTGCTGGGATTGTTTTCCGCCTCAGTCATGGCGACAACGTATCAGCCGGTACGCGAGTCGCTTGCCGGTCACACCGCGGCTCCGGAATGGTTCCAGGATGCCAAGCTGGGCATTTATTTCCACTGGGGGCCGTATTCGGTGGCGGCCTACGGCAGTGCCTGGTATCCGAGCGCGATCTATCGCCCGGGCAGTCCGGAAAACAAATATCACACGAAAAAATTCGGTCCGGTTGAAACGTTTGGATACGAAAAAATGATTCCGCTTTTCACGGCGGAACATTTTGATCCGGCAGAATGGGCGGAGCTGTTTAAAAAAACAGGGGCAAAATTTGCCGGGCCGGTTGCCGAGCATCATGACGGGTTTGCTATGTGGGACAGCGAGGTCAATCCCTGGAACGCAGCCGATATGGGGCCGAAACGAGATGTGCTCGGTGATTTGTTTGATGAGCTGAAAAAGTGCGATATGAAAACCATCGCCACGTTTCACCATGCACGCAACGGACAGCGCAACCGTAATAAACCGGAGCGGTGGGCCCCCGACCACGTGCATAAAAGTTTTAACAGTCACTACCCGTATCATCCGGATTATCCCACGGCCACAACCGATCCGAAACTCCGCAAACTGTTCGGCAACTTTGAAACGATGGATGAATTCAATCAATACTGGCTGGATCAGTTGAAAGAGGTGATCGATGCCTATTCCCCGGATATTGTCTGGTTTGATTCGTGGATGAATATGGTGCCGGAAGAATACCGTCTGAACTATGCCGCCTACTATTTCAACCATGCTGAAAAAACAGGGCAGCAGGTGGTGACCTGTCATAAGCATAATGATATGCCGATGAGTTTCAGTGTGCTTGATTTTGAGCAGGGCGGACGTCGGGAAATTCATCCGATGCCGTGGATGACCGATATCACCCTGGGTGAAAACCGCTGGATGTATGTGGAAGGGCACAGCTATAAAGATGCCGCACTCGTGGTGCGCAACATGATCGATGTCTGGAGTAAAAACGGCATTGTGCTGCTGAATGTGGCGCCGCGTGCCGACGGAGTGATTGATGATGAACAACGTGCCATTCTGGCGAAAATCGGAAATTGGCTTAGCTGTTACGGGGAGGCCGTCTATGGAACGCGGCCCTTCGATATCTATGGAACCGGAACGGCCAGCAGCAGTGACAGCTCCCACGACGGCCAGTCCGCCACGGTGAAATATACCGCCGAAGATATACGCTTCACGGTCTCCAAGGATGATAAATTCATGTATATCTTTTTTCTGGGCCGGCCGGAGCCCGGAGCCGAAGTGAAAATCAAAGCTCTCGGCCGTCACCGTTACACGCCGCGTTCAGCCATCAAACGTGTAACCCTGCTGGGCAGCGGCGAAGAGGTCGCTTGGAACGATGATACCTACTCTCTGAATTTCAAGCTTCCGGATGTGGAAATGAACGAAATTTCCACCGTTCTTAAACTTGAGCTGGAATAGTTTTTTTCGGTTCCATTATGAAATGCTGCTTTCGATTTGAGAAAGGGCCTGTTGCTGATATTAATTTTTGAAGATCGCTTAGACTGCTGAATTTCAGTCTGACTGGTGCGGTCGAAGCGAAATTTGATTTAGGGCAGTGATCTGATTCAGCGGACTTTTCAGCTGATTGCTGCATTTGGTGAGGGCATATTGATTCTCTGTCGCAACATTGGTGAAATCATGGTGAACCTTCAAAATACGATTTTGATATTTGTTTTTTAGGGTTGCGTGATCTTAAGCCGGAAAAACAGATAATCGTTGGTTGAACCAGTGAGCTGATATTGTGTTTGCGTGTAGTCCGCATTGCCCATGGAAAAATTCGTAATCATGTTCCATGAGCTGTTCCAATGGTTGGAAACCAAGGAGGTGCTCCATTCGGTTACATAGGTAATGCCGGGATTGGTGTGATTCAGCTGGTGGGTAAAGAGACTTACGTTGTTATGCTGAAATACCATTGATGGTTTGGATCCGACTATAGCCGGGTTGGTTGGATTTCCGGCCCAGGCGTATTCATGAATATCCAGTTCGCCATCGTTATCCTGATCCGCTTTCGGATTTCCGGTAAGGCCGTGTTCACTTGCATAGTCGCCCCATCCGTTTTCAGGAAAAAAGGGAGAGGCGAGTTCGATATCGATGAAGCGGAACAGCCCGAGCGGAACATCGATTTTGACTGTTGAAGCCGGGGAATAGGTTGTGCCGTCGAGCAGATCGGTGATGCCGACTGGAGTTACGGTATTGAAGTGCACCGTTGCGATACGAGCTTTGGGGTTAATGTAGCCGCTGTCGATGAGCGTCAGGCGTAAGTGAGTGGGGGACGTCTGAGCACAAACCCAGGCCACATCGCCGGAAACTGTCAGCGGCAGTTTACTTGCGGCACTGGCGATGGCATTCGATACGGTGGTGTAGTAGGTTTCCGCGGCGTTCGTTGTAGTTCCATCAGACGAAATATAGTTGCGTCCGTCGGTGATAAATTCCTGCATAATATTTTTATAGAGCGGGTGCAGGCGATCAGCCATTTTTCCGCGTACCGCATTTGTATCAGCAAATACGCCATGTTGCGGCGGGGTAATCATGACCATTCCGTTTTGATAGGGTGGCAGAAATTCGAGGCGGCGTTCTTTGACGCCGGAGGCATAGCGCGAGAAATCCCAGTCCGTAAGCGGAGCACCGGGCCATGTGCCGTTCATTCGGTTGAAGACCATTTTGTTGGAATCTTCCCATGCTTCATCCCAGTAGGTGGTCCATTTGCTATTCTCAGCATGTTCAACAAATTCGTGATCCGGTTCAGTCATGCTGAGATGGACCGGATTGAAACTGACGATTTCATGCGGTTTGGGAACAAAGAGTGCGCCCTTGGCCAACAGTTCCCAAAAGATGCTGATGTATTCCTGATCCACCGCATAGTTATTCAGATACTGCGCACCGCTGGAAAGGTGATAAACGAGCATCCGCAGAAAGTGGTTGGGCAGGCGCTGAGTGGAAAACTGACGCAGGCGATCGTAACTTGCGTTGTCCGGCACCGCACGGGTGCCCCAGCTGTCGACAGCTCCACTGGCCCATATGCCGATTCGTCCGGCAATGGTCATGTCCTGTGTTTTATCGCTGGTTTCCTCCATAGAAGGCACGAATACATCGGAAAATTCACCCGATACCATACGTTGCCATGCGGGCAGGTAGACCGATGCCAGCCAGAACAGGTTTTTGTTGCGCACATAAATATTGGCATTCCGGGGCGATGCATAGTCAGCTAGGGGATAGAATAGGTTATCCATCACATAGGTGAAATTGGTGTCTGAACCATTCATCTCAGGCCAGACCAGAACGGTTTTTTTGAATCCGCCGGTTACGCTGTTCGTGGCGCCGTCAATCGTGGCGCGTAAGGTGGACGGTTCGTAAAAGTAGGGGTCATTCCCATGACCGCCCCAGGTCGTCATTCCCGGATATCCATCAAATGCTTCCAATAGACCTTCGACACCCGTGGTGCCATTCAAAGCTTCGTTCTGGGTCAGGATATAGTTTCTGCGTGAGTCTCGTTTATTTCGGTAGACCTCGTTGGAGATGGCCGTGCGCCATTCAGTGGATTGTACATCGAGTTCATAGTGGCTGTTCAGGAAGATCAAAGAGTCATAGGTATTCGTGAGGCTGTAGGCGAGTGATTCAAGCCCCTTTGTGTTTTCTGTCATCATGTAGATGGGGGTCTGTTTCCGCTCCCATGCCGGTTTCGTGAAAGTGTTCAGGTGGTTTCTTGCCGATGCTGTATTGGCAAGGATTGTTGCAATTTTACCGGGAGGGGTCAGGTTTTCATAATCCATTTTCCAGTCTGCATGCAAGGGGTCGATTAAATGGATGCAGCTTCCGCCGCTCTGTGCGCTGGCCAGGATAATTCGGCCCGAGACGGGATCTTTGCACAGATCGTTGAACGCATAACGAGTGGAGAGAATGGTCGAGTTGGCGGGGTCCAGATCGGGCGGAACCAGCATAATGTTGTCACCATAGAGCAGTAAGTATTGAAAGCTTCCTTCTCCATCCGGAATGGGTTCGGTCTGGGCCACCCGGTAGCCGGGGCCACACTCCGCATTAAACGTATTATAGATATTGAATTCGACCTGCGCACCGGTCAGCGGATCGTAGCGGACGATGCGTCCATCAGGCCGGTTGACTGAGGCGCCCATGAGAATTTCGTCCGTTCCGTCTCCGTCAGGATCGACTGCTCGGAAGTCGCCCACACGCATTTTTGTGAATACATCGTCGGAACGAAACGGCAGGTCAGCCAGCACTTCGAATAGGTAAATACTTCCCGATTCCTGATGGGTGTTAAGTACCCCTTGGACGGCAAGATTTTCCGTTCCGTTGATTTGGATCGGGCGTAGAAAGTTGGCGGTATGAATATAGTCCGGCGGGCGGGGGGGAAGGATGCCGGACCACGCGATATCAATCGAGTAGGTCGAAGAGGCGATGGTTTTAACCAGGTTTCCCGTTGATGAAAGATAGTAGATATTCAAATCATAGCCGCCGCAGACGACATAGGGCGTGTTGCTGGAATCGTGGACTACACAGACCGAATTCATCGGTGCATCATTCATTTTAAACTGCCACAGAAGGCTGCCTTCAGCATCAAGGCAGTAAATGGTTCCGTCTGCATTTGCGGTTAAAATCTCGTCTGTTCCGTCGCCGGTCAGATCATCGCACCAGAGGTCGCGGTTCATGAAGCCTGAAAGCGCATTGGTCCAAAGAGCGGTTCCGGCAAAGTCCATGGCCAGCAGCGTGCCTTCATAGCTGCTGCCGATAATGAACGAGTTGCTTACGGTTTGCACCGTTTTAACGTTGGAAATGGTATAACCGGTGTCGTAGCTGACTAGCGCAAGGGGCATATAGGTTTCAGAGTTGGAAACCACTTCGAAGGTGTCGACGATACGGTTGGTCGTCAT is part of the Pontiella agarivorans genome and encodes:
- a CDS encoding family 43 glycosylhydrolase, which codes for MTLKNDVGLLGMLLLLSAGCAAETADQMNAFPFLIPEEKPERPLSAAVERGYNEYGGFRPEAQELYTQFKYTELKGFDYNGGDGTVSRRDPSKVIFANGKYYVWYTRRATGHRPVGMARAREATEVIPSADWDLADIYYAVSEDGFVWEEQGVAVPRPPKPQPGWRSVTTTDILEWEGKYYLYYQAFMEASGTRGDFCPVAVSWADSPDGPWTPYGKVVIPNGAEGEWDQFSIHDPYPLVHDGKIYLYYKSDFDKRSEFFPSKVRMQGLAIAEHPLGPFKKHPRNPVINSGHETTLFPFKEGVAALVIKDGMERNTIQYAEDWVNFKVVAHVEMMPVAAGPFVPDAFTDTQDGRGITWGLSHFTYAGGYNGNNHSVLVRFDCDLSRDIHDPEMKDHFVKFTPEEHYRHGLSSQQLERIHKENGRLSNP
- a CDS encoding sulfatase-like hydrolase/transferase gives rise to the protein MKTRLLLMLSLLFSWSVLAADTRPNIVVIMSDDSGYTDLGCFGGEIDTPNIDKLAESGIRLSNFYSNGRCSPTRASLLSGLDCAKVGFGGGVVGDWVREMPYAAHRGRLPYDTPLLPELLKEAGYRTLMSGKWHMGGSLMKTRPGRREVWKQYHEGWELTDEEIEQDFLGLPLQRGFDEYFGLYGAQDSSFFVPGQYHPIMEGNENAKLNYDREYTMHCFSKRKDLPYTVNHGKTGKAWYATDGVTDRAIEMISDASGKEKAPFFLYLAYRAPHKPLQAPEELVQKYLKKYEDIRAIEAARAEGLKAQGLCDPDLDYKPAWFDVKKSDEFRLQMAIHAAMIEKVDENVGRLVESLRKKGELNNTLILYFSDNGNAAHLDSIFNTPYRGVKALLWEGGCKTHFIASWPGHIKPGTISHEQVWVGDVLPTCLELAGTEYPETFRGKKTEPLPSRSMLPVLEGKKRKPAEYLFFNDKGQQSVIWQGKWKLLIEPGWFTMTQEKPGIQYELYDLENDPSELKNVADVKPEIVKMLEEKCNTWIKEQGIVEYGKLLELRPGDNT
- a CDS encoding alpha-L-fucosidase; translation: MKKNILILLGLFSASVMATTYQPVRESLAGHTAAPEWFQDAKLGIYFHWGPYSVAAYGSAWYPSAIYRPGSPENKYHTKKFGPVETFGYEKMIPLFTAEHFDPAEWAELFKKTGAKFAGPVAEHHDGFAMWDSEVNPWNAADMGPKRDVLGDLFDELKKCDMKTIATFHHARNGQRNRNKPERWAPDHVHKSFNSHYPYHPDYPTATTDPKLRKLFGNFETMDEFNQYWLDQLKEVIDAYSPDIVWFDSWMNMVPEEYRLNYAAYYFNHAEKTGQQVVTCHKHNDMPMSFSVLDFEQGGRREIHPMPWMTDITLGENRWMYVEGHSYKDAALVVRNMIDVWSKNGIVLLNVAPRADGVIDDEQRAILAKIGNWLSCYGEAVYGTRPFDIYGTGTASSSDSSHDGQSATVKYTAEDIRFTVSKDDKFMYIFFLGRPEPGAEVKIKALGRHRYTPRSAIKRVTLLGSGEEVAWNDDTYSLNFKLPDVEMNEISTVLKLELE